Genomic DNA from Streptomyces sp. GS7:
ACGTGCCGTACGCACCGGCGCCCCGGGCGTGCACGATGCGCTCCGGAATGCGCTCGCGGTTGAAGTGCGCGAGCTTCTCGATCAGGAGCTGGTCCTGGATCAGACCGGGGCCGCCGACGCCGGCCGTCTCGCTGTTCTGGTTGTCCGCGACCGGGGCCCCGGCCTCTGTGGTCAGCGGTCCGGTGGTGGTCTCTACCGACACGTGCGCCTCCTGACGTCTTCGTACACCTGCCCTTGGCTTGCGCCGATCACGATCCTACATTGGACATTGTCTAAGTCAAGAAGTGCACGAAACTCGTACCCGATCCGGTGATGGACCCCCACTGGTACCCTGGTGTCTATCTGACTGATAGGTGATTGGCATGAGTGACCTGCTGGAACGACTCCGGGGACGCGGCTGGCGGCTGACCGCACAGCGCCGCGTCGTCGCCGAGGTCCTCGACGGGGACCACGTCCACTACACCGCCGACGAGGTGCACGCCCGGGCGACCGAACGCCTCCCCGAGATCTCCCGCGCCACGGTCTACAACACCCTCGGCGAACTGGTCTCGCTCGGCGAGGTGATCGAGGTGAGCACCGACGGCCGCGCCAAGCGCTACGACCCCAACGCCCATCACGACCACCAGCACCTGGTCTGCTCGCGCTGCGGCACGATCCGCGACGTCCACGTCCACGGCGACCCGCTCTCCGCCCTCCCCGAACCGGAGCGCTACGGCTTCCAGGTCTCCGAGGTCACCGTGACGTACCGGGGCATCTGCCCCAACTGCTCCGGCTCCTGAGGGAGGGGCCGGCCGGAGTCCGCACCGGCCCGGCGGCGGGGCGGACTCCGCCTCGCCGCTCGACCGCGCCCCGTACGCGGAGGCGGCAGGCGGCCGGGCCGTGAACCGGCGGTCCCGGTGGAGGGCCTGGGCCGCGGCACGTAGGAGAGCGCATACGACGAAGGCCCGGATCCTCGAAGGATCCGGGCCCTGGTCTTCAGTAGCGGGGACAGGATTTGAACCTGCGACCTCTGGGTTATGAGCCCAGCGAGCTACCGA
This window encodes:
- a CDS encoding Fur family transcriptional regulator; the encoded protein is MSDLLERLRGRGWRLTAQRRVVAEVLDGDHVHYTADEVHARATERLPEISRATVYNTLGELVSLGEVIEVSTDGRAKRYDPNAHHDHQHLVCSRCGTIRDVHVHGDPLSALPEPERYGFQVSEVTVTYRGICPNCSGS